TCAATGATAGGTGCCGGGCAATTTGCTGGAGCTGTTCTTTTACCGGCATTTGAAAAGAGTGAGTTCGAATTTCAAAAAATTGGGAGTCGCTCATCAGGAGCAATGGCGCCACATCTTAGAGAGAAGTTTAAATTTGAAGAGCTAACAAGTGATTATGACAGGGTTTTAGAAGACAAGGGAGTAAGGAATGTTGTTATTACAACGAGACATAACTCTCACGGCGCCCTTGTAATTAGGGCCTTGAAAAATGGAAAAAATGTTTTTGTAGAGAAGCCTCTTGCCTTATCTATGGATGAAGTAGACGAGATAGAAAACTTCTACAAAAAGGAGGGGTTCCCAAAACCGTTACTAATGGTAGGTTTTAATAGAAGATTTTCTCCATTGGCACAGGAACTTAAAAAAACACTAAAAAAATCTTCTGCTTCGAGAGCTTTTGTAATGACAATTAATGCTGGAGCCATTCCAAAAGATCACTGGACGCAAGATGCTACCGTTGGTGGTGGGCGTCTTATTGGAGAGGGATGTCACTTTATTGATCTTTTGAGATTTTTGTCAGATTCAAAAATAGTGGATTCTAGTGTTAGTGTTATGAAGTCTGACTGTAAGGATACTTTTTCAATTCAGTTGGAATTTGAAAATGGTGATATTGGAACTATTCATTATTTTGCTAATGGTAATAAATCTTTCTCTAAAGAGAGGCTCGAGGTTTTTGTTGGAGGGAAAATTATAGTCCTAGATAATTTTAAGAAGTTAACAGGAATAGGCTTAAAGAGTATAAAGTATGCGCTAAAATCACAAGATAAAGGACATCTAAATGAAGTGAAAGCATTTAAAGAAGGACTAGAGTCTGGTTCTTTTCCAATTCCTTTGGAGGAGATATTGGAGATATCGAGGTGTTCGATTACTCTACAGGAAAAAATTAGAAATCTATGAAAATTTTAATTCTTAGCTTCTACTACCCTCCAGACCTTTGTGCTGGATCATTTCGAACTAAAGCTTTTGTCATGAGTTTGTTGAAAATGCTTCCTGAAAACTCAGAGATTGTACTTATTACAACAAAGCCTAATAGATATCATAACTTTAAAAAAGAAGCACCTAATATAGAGAAAAAGGGAAAACTGACGTTACATAGAGTGGATATTTCTTCTCACCAGAGTGGTGTTTTAGATCAAGCAAAAGCATTTATTTATTTTACTCTAGCTGCCTTAAAAATTATAAAGAATGAAAGATATGATCTCGTTTTTGCAACATCATCAAGACTGATGACTGCTTTTCTGGGCGCGCTTGTTTCCTACTTTTTTAGAATTCCTTTATTTTTAGATATTCGAGATATTTTCTTAGATACTGTCAAAGATGTGTTTGGAAAAAAAGCAAATTTTGTATATCCTTTTTTTTTCTTAGTTGAACGAGTAACTATAAAGCGAGCGAGGAAGATAAACCTTGTTTCTAAGGGCTTCTTACCTTATTTTGAAAAACGTTATAGCGACAAATGTTATTCATTTTATACAAATGGAATAGATCAAGAGTTCTTAAATATAAATTATAATAGAACATTGGAAGAAGGTAAGATTAATATCTTGTATGCAGGCAATATAGGGGAAGGTCAAGGATTACATCAGATAATACCTTCTCTCGCAAAGCGATTAAGAGATATTGCAACTTTTAAAATTATTGGAAATGGAGGACGTAGAGAGCTTCTTTATTCCTGCCTTTTAAAGGATAATAGGTTAAAAAATGTTACTCTTCTTCCTCCTGTTAGTAGAGAAGAATTAATTTATGAATATCAACAGTGTGACGTTCTTTTTCTGCACTTAAATAATTACAAGGCCTTTGAAAAAGTACTTCCGTCTAAACTTTTTGAGTATGGTGCAACTGGAAAGCCTATTTTAGCCGGAGTGTCGGGGTATGCGGCTAAATTTTGTAAAGAGCACTTAGATCGCACGGCTATTTTTCATCCCTGCAATACCGATGAGGCTGTTGAAGCCTTTGGTCGTCTTGATTTAGGGTGGCATAGTAGAGATGAATTTGTAGATTTTTTCAAAAGAGAAAGGCTGATGGATCAGCTCGCTTGTGATGTTTTGTCTATAATGGAGTGTAAATGATGAAAGTGTTTGTTACTGGAGCAAATGGTTTTATTGGGCGCTATCTTTGTAGATTTCTTGAAAAGGAAAATATTCAAGTTGTTCGCGGAACAAGAGAGCTTTATGGAGATCTTTCACCTACTGTTCAATGGAAGTCAATTTTGTCTAACTGTAGTTCCGTCATTCATCTGGCATCGAAAGTTCACGATTTAAAGAAACTGACGATTGAAGAGGAGAAAGAGTACTGGAGGATAAATGTAGAATCCACCGTTAGGCTTGCTGAGGATGCAAAGAATACAGGGGTTAAGAAGTTTATTTTTTTGAGTTCTGTAAAGGTTAATGGCGATTACTCAAATGAGCTCCCTTTTTCTCCATCTGATGATGTCAACCCATCAGGAATTTATGGTGAAACTAAGTATGCCGCAGAAAGAAAACTTCTTAATCTCAGTGAAAAAGGCGTTTTTGATGTTATTA
This sequence is a window from Halobacteriovorax sp. JY17. Protein-coding genes within it:
- a CDS encoding glycosyltransferase family 4 protein, whose product is MLPENSEIVLITTKPNRYHNFKKEAPNIEKKGKLTLHRVDISSHQSGVLDQAKAFIYFTLAALKIIKNERYDLVFATSSRLMTAFLGALVSYFFRIPLFLDIRDIFLDTVKDVFGKKANFVYPFFFLVERVTIKRARKINLVSKGFLPYFEKRYSDKCYSFYTNGIDQEFLNINYNRTLEEGKINILYAGNIGEGQGLHQIIPSLAKRLRDIATFKIIGNGGRRELLYSCLLKDNRLKNVTLLPPVSREELIYEYQQCDVLFLHLNNYKAFEKVLPSKLFEYGATGKPILAGVSGYAAKFCKEHLDRTAIFHPCNTDEAVEAFGRLDLGWHSRDEFVDFFKRERLMDQLACDVLSIMECK
- a CDS encoding NAD-dependent epimerase/dehydratase family protein, whose translation is MMKVFVTGANGFIGRYLCRFLEKENIQVVRGTRELYGDLSPTVQWKSILSNCSSVIHLASKVHDLKKLTIEEEKEYWRINVESTVRLAEDAKNTGVKKFIFLSSVKVNGDYSNELPFSPSDDVNPSGIYGETKYAAERKLLNLSEKGVFDVIIIRPPLVYGEGAKANLKMLSNFIDRGISLPIGSINNRRSLVSIENLCSLMFAVLKSSYGVVGVFFVSDDVSYSLPEIVKSIARLKRKKVIIYPFPKVLMKFFLIMIGKKHLIDKLFGNLEVNSESTIDTFKWYPEESLTIIPPGKYFID